Proteins encoded by one window of Arachis ipaensis cultivar K30076 chromosome B04, Araip1.1, whole genome shotgun sequence:
- the LOC107638051 gene encoding putative ripening-related protein 1 — MKSFCSKAPLIFLITFIIITNCLFSEAQKCRPSGRIIGKKPPPGQCNQEDDSDCCLQGKVYTTYECSPQVTGQTKAYLTLNSFQKGGDGGGPSECDNKYHPDDTPVVALSTGWFNNKSRCLNNIRISANGRSVVAMVVDECDSRKGCDEDHDYQPPCKNNIVDASKAVWEALGVPHDQWGGMDITWSDA; from the coding sequence atgaagagttTTTGCTCAAAGGCACCCTTAATTTTCCTCATCACTTTTATAATTATCACAAATTGCTTGTTCTCCGAAGCACAAAAATGTCGCCCAAGCGGCCGAATCATAGGGAAGAAACCTCCTCCAGGACAGTGCAACCAAGAAGATGATTCGGATTGTTGCTTGCAAGGCAAGGTATACACAACCTATGAATGTTCGCCACAAGTGACCGGGCAAACAAAGGCCTACCTCACACTTAACAGCTTCCAGAAAGGTGGAGACGGAGGCGGCCCTTCAGAGTGTGACAACAAGTACCACCCGGACGACACTCCGGTAGTAGCCCTGTCAACAGGATGGTTCAACAACAAGAGCAGGTGTCTAAACAACATCAGGATCAGCGCGAATGGGAGGAGCGTGGTGGCGATGGTGGTGGATGAGTGTGACTCAAGAAAGGGGTGTGATGAGGACCATGATTACCAACCTCCTTGTAAGAACAACATTGTTGATGCCTCTAAGGCTGTTTGGGAAGCATTGGGTGTACCACATGATCAATGGGGTGGCATGGACATTACTTGGTCTGATGCTTGA
- the LOC110271591 gene encoding uncharacterized protein LOC110271591 yields the protein MADVPPPSLSELMQMVAELQQANQRMADENQIMAAQIAELNHARIEHNDTHREQAEDEEHQSQPTHVSDTAQHEEQQPEDEKEESEDLVGPFTEEVMNFELPKRFTLPLTLTPYDGLGDPRKFLKKFRSIMIVNGASDKVLCRCFPNYLDGPTLDWLCALPAGSISRFHQLAKLFEEHFAGSAIYLHDSDYLNTIKQGPNESLKDYMTRFTKVAISIPDLHPEVHLHAIKSGLRPGKFQETIAVAKPKTLAEFREKAKGQIDIEELRQARKSDKSHFREEDKNSSIKKNFKLTPRFDSYTQFNTKREDIIKEILNSKLIKPPRKAGTYQDAKNVDKSKYCAFHQKHGHNTDDCVVAKDLLERLARQGHLDKYIGGHIQKRGPSSTTNDLPEQNRGKEKASSNQYERPRGIINCISGGYASGGYSNSARKRSFRAICSVDGPKQDVPIIKQPEVTFTHADFNSNIQNLDDPVVITLQLGDLLVKKVLLDPGSSADVLFYSTFQKMKLSDNVLQSTGGDLVGFSGEQVPILGSVWLQTTLGEQPLSKTNDIQYLVVDCFSPYNLILGRPFLNKFGAIVSTVHLCVKFPLQDDQVATIHGDHKEARHCYNISMKFQNRSTQQVNNVGLNQKEHTLAELDPRADFLDRPKPSDDLQKVYFNNDPNKFTYVGSSIDASELQTITTFLQENADLFAWKPSDMPGIDPQVISHELAINSAIRPVQQKKRKLGEEKKQASLQETQKLINAEFIKEIRFTTWLANVVMATLL from the exons ATGGCTGACGTACCACCTCCTTCACTGTCCGAACTCATGCAAATGGTAGCTGAGCTCCAACAAGCTAACCAACGGATGGCTGACGAGAACCAAATAATGGCTGCTCAAATTGCTGAGCTAAATCATGCTCGGATTGAACACAACGATACTCATCGCGAACAAGCAGAAGACGAGGAACATCAGTCCCAGCCGACTCATGTTTCAGATACCGCTCAACATGAAGAGCAGCAGCCCGAGGACGAGAAAGAGGAGTCCGAGGACCTTGTAGGCCCATTCACGGAAGAAGTAATGAACTTCGAGCTGCCGAAGAGGTTCACCCTGCCATTGACCCTCACGCCTTATGATGGACTCGGAGACCCAAGGAAGTTCCTAAAGAAATTCCGATCAATAATGATCGTCAATGGTGCATCAGATAAagttttatgtcgttgttttccaAATTATTTAGACGGTCCTACACTTGATTGGTTGTGTGCTTTGCCTGCAGGTTCCATTTCGCGCTTTCATCAGCTGGCGAAGTTATTCGAAGAACATTTCGCCGGATCCGCAATATATTTGCACGATTCCGATTACCTGAATACCATCAAGCAAGGACCAAACGAAAGCTTAAAGGACTATATGACTCGCTTTACCAAGGTCGCAATCAGCATACCAGATCTCCACCCCGAGGTCCATCTGCACGCAATTAAAAGCGGCCTCCGACCCGGGAAGTTCCAGGAAACGATCGCAGTAGCAAAACCGAAGACTCTAGCAGAATTCCGAGAGAAAGCAAAAGGACAAATTGACATCGAGGAACTCAGACAAGCTCGGAAGTCTGACAAGTCACACTTCCGTGAAGAAGATAAGAACTCATCCattaagaaaaattttaaactaaCACCTCGCTTTGATTCTTACACGCAGTTCAACACCAAGAGGGAAGACATAATAAAGGAGATCTTGAACTCCAAACTAAtcaagccaccaagaaaggcCGGCACATACCAAGATGCAAAGAACGTGGACAAATCAAAGTACTGCGCTTTCCACCAGAAACACGGCCATAATACCGACGATTGTGTGGTTGCCAAAGATCTTTTAGAACGACTAGCAAGACAAGGACACCTAGACAAATACATTGGCGGTCACATCCAAAAGCGTGGCCCTAGTTCCACAACAAACGATCTCCCTGAACAAAACCGAGGAAAAGAAAAGGCATCTTCAAACCAATATGAAAGACCACGAGGTATAATCAATTGTATTTCAGGAGGATACGCAAGTGGAGGTTACTCAAACTCGGCAAGAAAAAGATCGTTCAGAGCAATATGCTCGGTAGACGGACCAAAACAAGATGTACCAATCATTAAACAACCAGAAGTCACTTTCACACATGCCGACTTTAACTCTAACATACAGAATTTGGACGACCCTGTGGTAATCACACTCCAGCTAGGAGACCTGTTAGTGAAAAAAGTCCTTTTGGATCCCGGAAGCAGCGCCGATGTTCTGTTTTACTCCACATTTCAAAAGATGAAGCTCAGCGACAACGTGCTACAGTCCACAGGAGGCGACTTGGTCGGCTTCTCAGGAGAACAAGTTCCAATACTCGGATCAGTGTGGTTACAGACCACACTGGGTGAGCAACCCCTTTCAAAAACTAATGATATTCAATATTTAGTTGTCGATTGTTTCAGCCCATATAATCTTATTCTCGGCCGCCCCTTTTTAAATAAGTTCGGCGCCATTGTATCTACAGTTCATCTCTGTGTAAAGTTTCCACTGCAGGACGACCAGGTTGCAACAATACATGGCGACCATAAAGAGGCACGGCATTGTTACAACATCAGCATGAAATTCCAAAATCGCTCAACACAACAAGTCAACAACGTCGGCCTCAACCAAAAGGAGCACACGCTAGCCGAATTGGACCCAAGAGCTGATTTCCTTGATCGGCCAAAACCCTCAGATGACCTACAAAAAGTATACTTCAACAATGACCCTAATAAATTCACATATGTAGGTTCCTCAATCGATGCATCGGAGTTACAGACCATAACAACTTTCCTGCAAGAAAATGCCGACCTTTTCGCGTGGAAACCATCAGATATGCCCGGAATCGACCCACAGGTTATCAGTCATGAACTAGCAATAAACTCGGCAATCCGACCAGTGCAACAGAAGAAACGCAAGCTCGgcgaagagaaaaagcaagcgtCACTGCAAGAAACACAAAAGCTCATCAACGCCGAATTTATCAAAGAAATCAGATTCACCACCTGGTTAGCaaatgtggtaatg GCTACGCTACTCTAA
- the LOC107634984 gene encoding AT-hook motif nuclear-localized protein 9: protein MDHGDQMASYYMQQRGIPGSGAQPEFSAGIRSLSSPNLPFQSGIGSGGSIGSTIQLESSGISTHGVNVGAPPGVPPGEPVKRKRGRPRKYGTDGTVLALTPTSSSHPGTMTTPGQKRGRGRPPGTGKKQQLASLGEMISGSAGMGFTPHVINIASGEDIATKIMAFSQQGSRFVFILSATGAVSTVTLRQPSTSGGSVTYEGRFEILCLSGSYLLTDNAGSRNRTGGLTVSLASPDGRVIGGGVGGVLIASSPVQVIVGSFIWGGSRTKKKKESSEGVEAAMESDHQPIHNPVALNSISPNQNLTQTPSLSPWPASRPLDMRNSHVDIDLMRG, encoded by the exons ATGGATCATGGGGACCAAATGGCATCTTACTATATGCAGCAGAGAGGAATACCTGGTTCTGGAGCACAGCCCGAGTTTTCGGCCGGAATCCGGTCGCTGTCTAGCCCCAACCTACCATTTCAATCCGGCATTGGCAGTGGTGGATCAATTGGATCCACTATACAGCTAGAATCTTCGGGGATTTCGACCCATGGTGTCAATGTTGGTGCTCCTCCGGGGGTACCGCCTGGGGAACCTGTCAAAAGGAAGAGAGGAAGGCCAAGGAAATATGGGACTGATGGAACTGTGTTGGCTCTTACACCAACTTCGTCGAGTCATCCCGGAACCATGACGACACCAGGCCAGAAACGGGGCCGTGGACGGCCCCCTGGGACTGGGAAGAAACAGCAATTGGCATCACTTG GTGAGATGATTTCTGGTTCGGCTGGGATGGGATTCACTcctcatgtcatcaacatagcaAGTGGAGAA GACATTGCAACGAAAATTATGGCATTTTCTCAGCAGGGGTCTAGATTTGTGTTTATTTTGTCTGCCACCGGTGCTGTTTCCACTGTCACACTTCGCCAACCTTCAACTTCAGGTGGCTCAGTCACATATGAG GGGCGTTTCGAGATATTGTGCCTGTCAGGCTCTTACTTGCTTACTGATAATGCTGGATCACGCAATCGAACTGGCGGACTAACTGTTTCCCTTGCTAGTCCTGACGGACGAGTCATTGGCGGAGGAGTTGGGGGAGTGCTCATTGCATCAAGTCCTGTTCAG GTGATAGTTGGAAGCTTTATATGGGGTGGATcaagaacaaagaagaaaaaggaaagctCAGAAGGGGTAGAAGCTGCTATGGAGTCGGACCACCAACCGATTCACAATCCGGTTGCACTAAACAGCATTTCGCCGAATCAAAATCTTACTCAAACCCCATCTTTGAGTCCGTGGCCGGCGTCGCGTCCTTTGGACATGCGTAATTCCCATGTTGACATTGATTTAATGCGTGGGtga